In the genome of Candidatus Auribacterota bacterium, one region contains:
- a CDS encoding TrbI/VirB10 family protein has protein sequence MTPRPLSPFLPHGLFCQYLRLLFSLFLLTEYRGEEKVNTYAFLFIAGEKTTKLLSVAQGEGATMVHMEGAEPRRMDMKGTVIVLTVILLLRPCFAQERLHPAGDKQRVMVTLPQGLEMEIALENTLDSRTTRVGDPVRARLVQPLVAGERVVVPEGTMLSGKVTEVTGPQMAVMKAKMKFIFTSMKTRSGTVPIEASAHLDLSAMAMKGGKAAGTMVAKDVAKRAIPVLGTVYLIQDVANAAKFVTEEKEITIPAGTRMKVMLDKDVQFPVGHAAR, from the coding sequence TTGACTCCCCGTCCCCTCAGCCCCTTCCTCCCTCATGGCCTCTTCTGCCAGTACCTCCGCCTCCTTTTCTCCCTTTTTCTTCTCACCGAATATCGCGGTGAGGAGAAGGTAAATACCTATGCATTCTTGTTCATCGCGGGCGAAAAGACAACAAAATTATTGTCGGTGGCGCAGGGAGAAGGTGCTACAATGGTGCACATGGAAGGCGCAGAACCAAGGAGGATGGACATGAAGGGAACAGTGATTGTGCTGACAGTCATTCTGCTTCTCCGCCCCTGCTTTGCCCAGGAGAGACTCCATCCCGCGGGGGATAAACAGCGGGTGATGGTGACGCTCCCGCAGGGCCTCGAGATGGAGATCGCGCTCGAGAACACGCTCGACTCACGGACGACACGGGTGGGAGATCCCGTCCGGGCCAGGCTCGTGCAGCCGCTCGTCGCGGGAGAAAGGGTGGTGGTCCCTGAGGGTACTATGCTCTCCGGCAAGGTCACCGAGGTTACAGGCCCCCAGATGGCGGTGATGAAGGCGAAAATGAAGTTCATCTTCACCAGCATGAAGACCCGCTCCGGCACGGTTCCGATCGAGGCCTCGGCGCACCTCGACCTGTCCGCGATGGCCATGAAGGGGGGGAAGGCGGCGGGGACCATGGTGGCGAAAGATGTAGCCAAGAGGGCCATTCCCGTCCTCGGAACGGTCTATCTTATCCAGGATGTCGCCAACGCCGCCAAATTCGTCACCGAAGAAAAGGAGATTACGATCCCGGCGGGGACGAGGATGAAGGTTATGCTCGACAAGGATGTTCAATTCCCGGTCGGGCACGCAGCACGGTAA